One window of Myripristis murdjan chromosome 8, fMyrMur1.1, whole genome shotgun sequence genomic DNA carries:
- the LOC115363828 gene encoding zinc finger protein 850 isoform X1 — MAMHDMSRAKGFPCKECDMVCPSTPSLLEHMKAHYQQEESGRFECEQCGRIYKHAGSLANHKKSHEVGSFQCPVCTRTLPNAVALKNHLRIHTLSPSSAQTEEETEEVVEDGGHDERDYGLAQDLSDSFGRSHLNNSGMGHSVLQSHETDDHGKKGSPGSDDAWDRPFKCDQCDRTYRHHGSLVNHKKCHQQGTFKCSVCFKQFSNLAALNGHERTHSKFKTPGASMVSSSSSSSSGNQSSQSDDAASCFCHLCQVALPNKADFQEHILLHNAASSSLGLTRSFPGIMPHNLSAVRSPAYTPALGDPLPLPPLPSEKRGPYDPIMGPPVNNPIYTCAYCGAGHPDLESLKVHYLTHDPHPGSHGQDGSILNSDGLSSGSQGSVSSPSGGRVPQANSPDDGERRFKCGECGKSYRHAGSLVNHKRSHQTGHYQCTICCKQYPHLAALHSHLRSHKGRPSNQPLSNDSNDWLSSEPLTLDSQQSYVQEGSGATTPISLPGNLGDAAHFVPDGGHSSGLDSLEFHDRFDGSSLSQSNSAHRQADRHMCADCGEMYGDISGIKSHMCPRRGQQQQQQQQGNMSNGFMGNMNYHSPGGTSLPSGGSSNLKEGSSQRQYSQSGGKRMGNNDKDDDDGEVFQCSVCGNHYASLRALRSHLRSHANNPTGPGPSSMGQDWRMICSTCGQSFSRKQDLLNHQLVHGPQRPDGQPQGIGSNSANGSDKMDGRNHICVDCGMFFADRHHLITHLCPGKNRAGTLSKQGLNGAKGMSGGDGGGVAGGSRDVGGDGRRAMGDQSDRPHKCDQCGRGYRHPCSLLNHKKSHKTGVFRCLVCQKRYYNLLALKNHQRTHFDLKRHKCEECGKAFKIQKQLINHLRLHEEHRAKGLVRTGPNGSRFQQPGPSQMQSMRAESSKGQTVGMKYSHQGFKKPYSSAGTSRPQKFDPSEGGRRPFACDECGKTYRHAGSLANHKNLHKIGEYHCNVCNSTYPNRLAMKNHLRLHFAQKKHNCQECGKGFRTQKQLATHTTAGLCKGPQGPGAQMDFECDGCCEGFATADELAAHDCPAQHLPSSSAASVNSSTISMESRAVDLDSDERPYACDLCSCAYKHASSLLNHKHTHKTGDFRCNFCDKPYTNYMALRNHMRIHTQRKKHICHTCGKAFRLARFLRNHQKVHEEGATPFGCPSCGKSFQGRSGLARHRCGDNQVGMEGRRNATAPAGEGEECRYTCDQCGRSYRHASSLLNHKNTHTVGIYHCAVCLKTYSNLLALKNHRRIHSETRRHRCHDCGKAFRVSSQLYNHRRVHQKQRELTCRSCQRAFPTQASFRLHMEITHGQTPQPRQPRSQQPRPGGSQELGWGSGLDLTLMQAQGLDPNGTGKTRSRGGNSGPIKAHVCDQCGRSYRHASSLLNHKNSHKTGTYFCNSCQKEFPNLMSLKNHRRIHTEPKRYQCPDCGKSFRVSTQLICHRRIHTKEKPFSCQQCDKRFSSKSNLRHHMKVHWSSSTAPPSMSMGAPNFLDLSPVGSSSSTKSYVCNQCGRSYRHASSLLNHKNSHKTGTYFCNSCQKEFPNLMSLKNHRRIHTEPKRYRCPDCGKSFRVSTALVCHRRIHTKEKPFPCQQCDKHFTSRSNLRHHMKVHWSSPSLSRGSSSAFLTVSSRSFH; from the exons ATGGCAATGCATGATATGAGCCGTGCCAAGGGTTTCCCCTGTAAAGAGTGTGATATGGTTTGCCCGAGTACTCCTAGTCTACTAGAGCATATGAAAGCACATTACCAGCAAGAAGAGTCCGGACGTTTTGAGTGTGAACAGTGTGGCCGAATCTACAAGCACGCAGGCAGTTTAGCTAATCATAAAAAATCTCACGAAGTTGGTTCTTTCCAGTGTCCTGTTTGTACCCGTACTCTGCCCAACGCGGTGGCCTTGAAAAACCACTTGCGCATCCATACGTTGTCCCCTAGTAGTGcacaaacagaagaagagacTGAAGAGGTAGTTGAAGACGGAGGCCACGACGAGAGGGACTACGGCCTCGCCCAAGACCTCTCGGACAGCTTCGGCCGCTCCCATTTGAATAATAGTGGCATGGGCCATAGTGTCCTGCAAAGCCACGAGACAGACGACCACGGAAAGAAAGGCTCCCCCGGATCAGACGACGCGTGGGACAGGCCGTTCAAGTGCGATCAGTGTGACAGAACCTACCGACACCACGGTAGTCTGGTGAACCACAAGAAGTGTCACCAACAAGGAACTTTTaagtgctctgtgtgttttaaacagTTCAGCAACCTGGCTGCCCTCAACGGCCACGAGCGGACCCACTCCAAGTTCAAGACCCCTGGGGCGTCCATggtgagcagcagcagtagcagcagcagtggcaacCAGTCGTCCCAGAGTGACGACGCAGCCTCCTGCTTCTGCCACCTGTGCCAAGTAGCGCTGCCGAACAAGGCCGACTTCCAGGAGCACATCCTGCTGCACAACGCAGCCTCGTCCTCCCTTGGCCTGACACGCAGCTTCCCAGGCATAATGCCTCACAATCTCAGTGCAGTTCGCTCCCCTGCATATACCCCTGCCCTGGGTGACCCCCTGCCTCTGCCACCCTTGCCCAGCGAGAAGAGAGGCCCTTACGACCCCATAATGGGTCCTCCAGTTAACAATCCCATCTATACTTGTGCTTACTGTGGCGCAGGACACCCAGATTTGGAGAGCCTGAAGGTCCACTACCTGACCCATGATCCGCATCCTGGCTCCCATGGCCAGGATGGTTCCATCCTCAACTCAGACGGGCTGAGCTCTGGATCCCAGGGCTCAGTGTCCTCTCCTTCTGGAGGCCGGGTGCCCCAGGCCAATTCCCCAGATGATGGAGAACGCCGCTTTAAGTGTGGGGAGTGCGGCAAAAGCTACCGCCACGCAGGGAGTCTTGTCAACCACAAGCGCTCCCATCAGACGGGCCACTATCAGTGCACCATCTGCTGTAAGCAGTACCCTCATCTGGCAGCACTGCACAGCCATCTGCGCAGCCACAAGGGGCGCCCCTCTAACCAGCCCCTTAGTAACGACAGCAATGACTGGCTGTCCTCAGAGCCCCTGACTCTGGACTCCCAGCAGAGCTATGTCCAGGAGGGCAGTGgtgccaccactcccatctcactGCCAGGCAACCTGGGTGATGCTGCCCACTTTGTGCCAGATGGAGGCCACAGCAGTGGATTGGACTCTCTTGAGTTCCATGACCGCTTTGATGGCAGCTCATTGTCCCAGAGCAACTCGGCACATCGCCAGGCTGACAGACACATGTGTGCCGACTGTGGTGAAATGTATGGCGATATATCTGGTATCAAGTCACACATGTGCCCCCGGCgtggccagcagcagcaacagcagcagcagggcaaCATGTCAAATGGCTTCATGGGGAACATGAACTACCACAGCCCTGGAGGAACCTCACTGCCGTCTGGAGGCTCCAGTAACCTCAAAGAAGGCAGCAGCCAGCGGCAGTACTCCCAGAGTGGAGGTAAGAGAATGGGGAACAAtgacaaagatgatgatgatggagaggtGTTCCAGTGCTCAGTTTGTGGCAACCACTATGCCAGCCTCAGAGCCCTCAGGAGCCACCTGCGTAGCCACGCCAACAACCCGACAGGGCCAGGGCCTTCCAGTATGGGGCAAGACTGGAGGATGATATGCTCTACCTGTGGTCAAAGCTTCTCCAGAAAGCAGGACCTCTTGAATCACCAGTTAGTCCACGGCCCGCAGAGGCCAGACGGGCAGCCCCAGGGCATTGGAAGCAACTCAGCCAATGGCAGTGACAAGATGGATGGACGCAACCACATTTGCGTTGATTGTGGCATGTTCTTTGCTGACCGCCACCACCTGATAACACACCTGTGCCCCGGAAAGAATAGGGCTGGCACACTCAGCAAGCAGGGCCTGAATGGAGCCAAAGGGATGTCGGGAGGAGATGGTGGTGGGGTCGCCGGGGGAAGCCGCGATGTTGGAGGCGATGGGCGCAGGGCGATGGGTGACCAAAGCGACAGGCCTCACAAGTGTGACCAGTGTGGACGAGGTTACAGACACCCCTGCTCCCTCCTCAACCACAAGAAATCCCACAAGACTGGTGTTTTCCGCTGCCTCGTGTGCCAGAAACGCTACTACAATCTGCTGGCTCTCAAGAATCACCAAAGGACCCACTTTGACCTTAAGAG GCACAAGTGTGAAGAGTGCGGCAAGGCCTTCAAGATCCAAAAGCAGCTAATCAACCACCTCCGTCTCCATGAGGAGCACCGGGCCAAAGGTCTTGTTCGTACCGGCCCCAACGGTTCCCGCTTCCAGCAGCCTGGGCCCTCCCAAATGCAGAGTATGAGAGCAGAATCCTCCAAGGGCCAGACAGTGGGCATGAAATACAGCCACCAGGGCTTCAAGAAACCCTACTCTTCAGCTGGAACTTCTAGGCCCCAGAAGTTTGACCCATCTGAGGGTGGGCGCCGGCCTTTTGCCTGTGATGAATGTGGAAAGACGTACCGCCACGCAGGCAGCCTGGCCAATCACAAGAACCTCCACAAGATTGGGGAGTACCACTGCAATGTTTGCAACTCTACCTACCCCAACCGGCTGGCCATGAAAAACCATCTGCGCCTCCACTTCGCTCAGAAGAAGCACAACTGCCAGGAGTGTGGCAAGGGCTTCCGCACCCAGAAGCAGCTAGCCACCCATACTACAGCTGGCCTGTGCAAGGGTCCGCAGGGCCCTGGGGCCCAAATGGATTTTGAGTGTGATGGCTGCTGTGAAGGCTTTGCCACAGCTGATGAGCTTGCAGCCCATGATTGCCCAGCCCAGCACCTGCCTTCCTCCTCCGCCGCCTCGGTCAACAGCTCCACCATTAGCATGGAGAGCCGTGCGGTGGATCTGGACTCAGACGAGAGGCCGTACGCTTGCGACCTGTGCAGCTGTGCCTACAAGCACGCCAGCTCCCTGCTGAACCACAAGCACACCCACAAGACGGGCGATTTCCGGTGCAACTTCTGTGACAAGCCCTACACCAACTACATGGCGTTACGCAACCACATGCGCATTCACACACAGCGGAAGAAGCACATCTGCCACACATGCGGGAAAGCCTTCCGGCTGGCCAGGTTTCTCCGCAATCATCAGAAGGTCCACGAGGAGGGCGCCACCCCCTTCGGCTGTCCCAGCTGTGGGAAGAGTTTCCAGGGGAGGTCCGGTCTGGCCAGGCACCGCTGCGGGGACAACCAGGTAGGCATGGAAGGCAGGAGGAACGCCACTGCACCCGCTGGAGAGGGCGAAGAGTGTCGGTACAC ATGTGATCAGTGCGGCCGCTCCTACCGCCATGCCAGCTCCCTCCTCAATCACAAGAACACCCACACCGTCGGCATCTACCACTGCGCTGTGTGCCTCAAGACCTACTCCAACCTGCTCGCCCTGAAGAACCACCGCCGTATCCACTCAGAGACGCGGCGCCACCGCTGCCACGACTGCGGAAAGGCCTTCCGCGTCTCTTCTCAGCTGTATAACCACCGTCGTGTCCACCAGAAGCAGCGGGAGCTGACCTGCCGGTCCTGCCAGCGTGCCTTCCCCACCCAGGCCAGCTTCAGGCTTCACATGGAGATCACCCATGGCCAGACACCGCAGCCTCGCCAGCCCAGGTCCCAGCAGCCCCGACCGGGGGGCTCCCAGGAGCTGGGCTGGGGGTCAGGCCTGGACCTCACCCTGATGCAGGCGCAAGGACTCGACCCCAATGGCACGGGCAAAACCCGCAGCCGTGGGGGCAACAGTGGGCCCATCAAGGCCCACGTTTGTGACCAGTGTGGCCGATCGTACCGCCATGCCAGCTCCCTGCTGAACCACAAGAACAGCCACAAGACGGGGACCTACTTCTGCAACTCCTGCCAGAAGGAGTTCCCCAACCTGATGTCCCTCAAGAACCACCGGCGCATCCACACCGAGCCCAAACGTTACCAGTGCCCCGACTGTGGCAAGTCATTCCGCGTCTCCACCCAACTAATCTGCCACCGCCGCATCCACACCAAGGAGAAGCCCTTCTCCTGCCAGCAGTGCGACAAGCGCTTCTCCTCCAAGTCCAACCTGAGGCACCACATGAAGGTGCACTGGAGCAGCTCAACGGCGCCCCCTTCCATGAGCATGGGCGCGCCCAACTTCCTGG